A stretch of Myroides oncorhynchi DNA encodes these proteins:
- a CDS encoding polyprenol monophosphomannose synthase, giving the protein MESGLVIIPTYNEIENIELIVDAVMELPEQFHILVVDDNSPDGTADTVQLLQERYPTRLFLEKREGKNGLGTAYVHGFKWALAREYNYVFEMDADFSHNPTDLPKLLKACKANQGLVIGSRYVTGVNVVNWPLNRVLLSYGASKYVRLITGMNIKDTTAGFVCFSRQVLESFNFDKVRFVGYAFQIEMKYRTYVKGFPITEVPIIFTDRTRGESKMSSGIIKEAVFGVINLRIRKLLNTL; this is encoded by the coding sequence ATGGAATCAGGATTAGTCATTATACCAACGTATAATGAGATTGAAAATATAGAATTAATAGTTGATGCTGTGATGGAGTTGCCTGAGCAATTTCATATTTTAGTTGTTGACGATAATTCTCCTGATGGTACTGCTGATACAGTGCAATTACTTCAAGAAAGATATCCAACTAGATTGTTTTTAGAAAAGAGGGAAGGTAAGAATGGATTAGGAACAGCTTATGTACATGGATTTAAATGGGCGCTAGCTCGTGAGTATAACTATGTTTTTGAAATGGATGCAGACTTCTCACATAATCCGACAGATTTACCTAAGTTATTAAAAGCTTGTAAAGCGAATCAAGGACTTGTAATCGGGTCTAGGTATGTAACGGGTGTAAATGTTGTCAATTGGCCTCTAAATAGGGTTTTGTTATCTTATGGCGCCTCTAAGTATGTTAGATTGATTACAGGGATGAATATTAAAGATACTACTGCTGGATTTGTTTGTTTTTCACGTCAAGTTTTAGAAAGCTTTAATTTTGATAAAGTGCGCTTTGTGGGTTATGCTTTTCAAATAGAAATGAAATATCGTACTTATGTTAAAGGATTTCCTATCACAGAAGTTCCTATTATATTTACAGATAGAACTAGAGGTGAGTCTAAGATGTCCAGTGGGATTATCAAAGAAGCTGTATTTGGCGTTATAAATCTACGTATACGTAAACTACTAAACACACTATAA
- a CDS encoding DUF4271 domain-containing protein, protein MENLILIDRVIPSKDWATILFFIGFSIIAINRTIFGVRFYEFTKLIVSNKYLKIYKDNTNLRNSFTLSFLLVQLFSLTFFVQIVLKSFDIIPFYSFGSFLMILNFVGTFIIGKYLIDKIISTTFGIDEFSDALNLQKATYRNYIGMILLAVDVLLFYNDITNKIIIGALLITVITTNVLLYIIFIKNNQKSILNKVFYFILYLCTLEIAPYLLLYFWFKDYGAL, encoded by the coding sequence ATGGAGAACCTAATACTTATCGATCGCGTAATACCAAGTAAAGACTGGGCGACAATCCTTTTCTTTATAGGTTTCTCTATTATTGCAATCAATAGAACAATTTTTGGCGTTCGATTTTATGAATTTACAAAGCTTATTGTATCTAATAAGTATTTGAAAATTTACAAAGACAATACTAACCTACGAAATAGTTTTACTCTTTCTTTCTTACTGGTTCAACTATTTTCCCTTACTTTCTTTGTGCAGATAGTATTAAAATCCTTTGACATTATACCTTTTTATAGTTTTGGATCGTTTCTAATGATTTTAAACTTCGTTGGTACATTTATCATCGGGAAGTACTTAATTGATAAAATCATCTCAACAACCTTTGGAATAGATGAGTTTTCAGATGCATTAAACCTTCAAAAAGCAACATACCGAAATTATATAGGAATGATATTATTGGCTGTAGATGTATTACTTTTCTACAACGATATAACTAACAAAATCATAATTGGCGCATTATTAATTACAGTAATTACAACAAATGTCCTATTATATATCATTTTTATAAAAAACAACCAAAAATCAATATTAAATAAAGTGTTCTATTTTATTTTGTATCTTTGCACCCTTGAAATAGCTCCTTATCTATTATTATATTTCTGGTTCAAAGATTACGGAGCATTATAA
- a CDS encoding uroporphyrinogen-III synthase — translation MKVKTILVSQPEPKVENSPYFELEQKFKVKIDFRPFIHVEGVPAKEVRHQKIDLNNFTAIILTSKNSVDHFFRVAEEMRYKVPETLKYFCQSEAVAYYLQKYVVYRKRKIYVGQKDFAELAPLIKKYKDEIFLLPASDQLNHDVPTTLNELKVNWTPGTFYRTVMSDLSDLADVKYDVLAFFSPTGIKSLFKNFPDFSQDNTRIAVFGTTTQKEALDHNLRVDIMAPAPGTPSMTMALEKYIQQANK, via the coding sequence ATGAAAGTGAAAACAATTTTGGTTTCTCAACCAGAGCCTAAAGTAGAAAACTCACCTTACTTTGAATTAGAGCAAAAATTCAAAGTAAAAATTGACTTTAGACCCTTCATCCACGTAGAAGGTGTTCCAGCCAAAGAGGTAAGACACCAAAAAATTGATCTAAACAATTTTACGGCTATTATTTTAACCAGTAAAAATTCAGTAGATCACTTCTTTAGGGTAGCTGAAGAAATGAGATACAAAGTACCAGAAACACTAAAGTATTTCTGTCAATCTGAAGCTGTAGCTTATTATCTTCAGAAATACGTAGTATATCGCAAAAGAAAAATCTATGTAGGTCAAAAAGACTTTGCAGAATTAGCTCCTTTGATTAAAAAATACAAAGATGAAATATTCTTACTACCTGCTTCTGATCAATTGAATCATGATGTTCCAACTACTTTAAACGAATTGAAAGTAAACTGGACTCCAGGAACCTTTTATCGTACTGTTATGAGTGATTTATCTGATTTAGCAGATGTAAAATATGATGTATTAGCTTTCTTTAGTCCTACTGGTATTAAATCTTTATTCAAAAATTTTCCTGATTTTAGCCAAGATAATACAAGAATAGCTGTATTCGGTACTACAACTCAAAAAGAAGCTTTAGATCATAACTTAAGAGTAGACATTATGGCTCCAGCACCTGGCACACCATCTATGACTATGGCTTTAGAGAAATACATTCAACAAGCAAACAAGTAA
- the pckA gene encoding phosphoenolpyruvate carboxykinase (ATP): MDISESISLEKYGIKDVVEVVYNPSYDVLFNEETNPSLTGYDKGVVTELGTVNVMTGEFTGRSPKDKYIVKDSVTENTVWWNSPESPNDNKPIDNKTWNALKENTVEQLSGKRLFVVDAFCGANENTRLKVRFIMEVAWQAHFVTNMFIRPTKEELANFGEPDFVVMNGSKTTFKNFKDYGLNSEVYVAFNLTEKIQVIGGTWYGGEMKKGLFAMMNYYLPLKGMAAMHCSANKGKDGDVAVFFGLSGTGKTTLSTDPKRELIGDDEHGWDDEGVFNFEGGCYAKTISLSKENEPDIYGAIRRDALLENVTVDANGIIDFNDGSVTQNTRVSYPIEHIENIVKPVSKAGHATKVIFLTADAFGVMPPVSKLTPEQTKYYFLSGFTAKLAGTERGVTKPEPTFSACFGKAFLSLHPTQYGEELVKKMEEHNATAYMVNTGWNGTGKRISIKDTRAIIDRILDGSIENAETTIVPIYNFAVPTALEGVDTNILDPRNTYADASEWETKAQDLATLFIENFNLYSNNAEGKALVAAGPQL, from the coding sequence ATGGATATTTCTGAATCAATTTCACTGGAAAAATATGGTATTAAAGATGTTGTAGAGGTAGTTTACAATCCTTCATACGACGTTTTATTTAATGAAGAAACAAACCCAAGCTTAACTGGGTATGATAAAGGAGTGGTAACTGAGCTAGGTACAGTTAACGTAATGACTGGAGAATTTACAGGACGTTCTCCTAAAGATAAATACATTGTTAAGGATTCAGTTACAGAAAATACTGTATGGTGGAATTCACCAGAGTCTCCAAATGACAATAAACCAATCGACAACAAAACTTGGAATGCCTTAAAAGAAAACACTGTAGAGCAGTTATCTGGAAAGAGATTATTCGTTGTTGATGCATTTTGTGGTGCAAACGAGAATACTCGTTTAAAAGTAAGATTCATTATGGAAGTTGCGTGGCAAGCGCACTTCGTAACAAATATGTTTATCCGTCCAACTAAAGAAGAGTTAGCTAACTTCGGTGAGCCAGACTTCGTAGTAATGAACGGATCTAAAACGACATTCAAAAACTTTAAGGATTACGGATTAAACTCTGAAGTATATGTAGCATTTAACTTGACTGAAAAAATACAAGTTATCGGAGGTACATGGTACGGAGGAGAGATGAAAAAAGGATTGTTCGCTATGATGAACTATTACTTACCATTAAAAGGAATGGCTGCTATGCACTGTTCAGCTAATAAAGGTAAAGATGGTGATGTAGCTGTATTCTTTGGTTTATCAGGTACTGGTAAAACTACTTTATCAACAGATCCAAAACGTGAACTAATCGGTGATGATGAGCACGGATGGGATGATGAGGGAGTATTTAACTTTGAAGGAGGATGTTATGCTAAAACTATTAGTTTAAGCAAAGAAAATGAGCCAGATATTTATGGAGCTATTCGTCGTGACGCTTTATTAGAAAACGTTACAGTAGATGCTAATGGTATCATTGACTTCAATGATGGATCAGTTACGCAAAATACACGTGTATCTTACCCAATCGAACATATTGAAAATATTGTTAAGCCTGTGTCTAAAGCTGGACATGCGACTAAAGTTATCTTCTTAACAGCAGATGCTTTCGGTGTAATGCCTCCAGTTTCTAAATTGACTCCAGAGCAAACTAAATATTACTTCTTATCAGGATTTACAGCTAAGTTAGCTGGTACTGAGCGTGGAGTAACTAAGCCAGAGCCTACATTCTCTGCATGTTTTGGTAAAGCATTCTTATCTCTACACCCAACTCAATACGGTGAAGAATTAGTTAAGAAGATGGAAGAGCACAACGCTACAGCTTATATGGTAAACACTGGATGGAATGGTACTGGAAAACGTATCTCTATCAAAGATACTAGAGCTATCATTGATCGTATCTTAGATGGTTCTATTGAGAACGCTGAGACTACTATCGTTCCTATTTATAACTTCGCTGTACCAACAGCATTAGAAGGAGTAGATACAAACATTTTAGATCCTCGTAATACTTATGCAGATGCTTCTGAATGGGAAACAAAAGCACAAGACTTAGCCACTTTATTTATTGAGAACTTTAATTTGTACTCAAATAATGCTGAAGGTAAAGCTTTAGTAGCAGCAGGACCACAGTTATAA
- a CDS encoding DUF423 domain-containing protein, producing MGRKVVFIAALIGAIGIMLGAFGAHGLKKVVSEAQVLTFETGVRYQMYHAFFLLFIGMSSYFSDKTKKTVMYLVLFGILFFSGSIYLLTFKDLITINLRFIGPITPIGGLLFIIAWLYAGIQAYKCKGTI from the coding sequence ATGGGACGTAAAGTAGTATTTATCGCGGCATTAATCGGAGCAATTGGTATTATGTTAGGAGCATTTGGAGCTCATGGGCTAAAGAAAGTTGTTTCAGAAGCACAGGTTCTAACTTTCGAGACAGGTGTACGTTACCAAATGTACCATGCCTTTTTTTTACTTTTTATTGGAATGAGCAGTTATTTTTCAGACAAGACTAAAAAAACAGTTATGTATCTGGTTTTGTTTGGGATATTGTTTTTCTCCGGATCGATCTATCTTTTAACCTTTAAAGATTTGATTACTATTAACTTAAGATTTATTGGACCTATTACTCCTATTGGAGGCTTATTGTTTATTATAGCATGGTTATATGCTGGTATACAGGCTTATAAGTGTAAAGGCACTATTTAA
- a CDS encoding saccharopine dehydrogenase family protein, which yields MTKEILIVGAGRSSSSLIKYLLDKSEQENLHLTIGDLSIESAKQKAMNHPNATAIAFDLHNEVERQTLVQKADIVVSMLPATLHIELAKDCVKYKKHMVTASYISPAMQELNEEVTANNLIFMNEIGLDPGIDHMSAMKIIHEIEYKGGKVTSFESFCGGLIAPESDNNLWNYKFTWNPRNVVLAGQGSAAKFLQEGQYKYIPYNKVFRRTEFLNVEGYGKFEAYANRDSLKYKDIYGLNDARTIFRGTIRRVGYSRAWNLFVELGITDDTYKIDNSEQMTYREFINSYLPYHPTDTVETKLRLALGIDQDDIMWDKLLELDLFNPTKKIGLKDASPAQILEKILGDSWTLSPDDKDMIVMYHKIGYELKGENKQIDSTMVCIGDNQVYTAMAKTVGLPVAIATLKILKGIITNPGVQMPITEDVYEPILKELENYGINFLEQEVPYSGYN from the coding sequence ATGACTAAAGAAATTTTAATAGTAGGCGCTGGTAGATCTAGCTCTTCATTAATCAAGTATCTCTTAGATAAATCAGAACAAGAGAATTTACATTTAACTATCGGTGACTTATCAATTGAGTCAGCCAAACAGAAAGCAATGAACCATCCGAATGCTACTGCCATCGCTTTTGACCTACACAACGAAGTGGAACGACAAACTTTAGTGCAGAAGGCAGATATAGTAGTATCAATGTTACCTGCTACACTACACATAGAACTAGCAAAAGACTGTGTAAAGTATAAAAAACACATGGTAACGGCATCATACATCAGCCCTGCTATGCAAGAATTAAACGAAGAAGTCACTGCCAATAACCTAATCTTTATGAATGAAATAGGTCTAGATCCTGGTATTGATCACATGAGTGCGATGAAAATCATCCATGAGATCGAATATAAAGGTGGAAAAGTCACTTCATTCGAATCTTTCTGTGGTGGATTAATTGCTCCAGAATCTGACAACAACCTTTGGAACTATAAATTCACTTGGAACCCTCGCAATGTTGTTCTTGCTGGACAAGGTAGTGCAGCCAAATTTTTACAAGAAGGACAATACAAATACATTCCTTACAATAAAGTATTTAGACGAACAGAGTTTCTTAACGTCGAAGGGTATGGCAAATTTGAAGCTTACGCAAACAGAGATTCTTTAAAGTATAAAGATATTTATGGTTTAAATGATGCCAGAACAATATTTAGAGGTACTATCAGAAGAGTTGGATACTCTAGAGCATGGAATTTATTCGTGGAATTAGGTATTACTGACGACACATACAAGATAGATAATTCAGAACAGATGACCTACAGAGAGTTTATTAACTCTTACTTACCTTACCATCCTACTGACACTGTAGAAACGAAACTCCGATTAGCTCTAGGTATTGACCAAGATGACATCATGTGGGATAAGTTATTAGAGCTTGACTTATTTAATCCAACTAAAAAAATCGGTCTTAAAGACGCCTCTCCTGCACAAATATTAGAAAAGATATTAGGAGATTCATGGACACTAAGTCCTGATGACAAAGATATGATTGTGATGTATCACAAAATAGGCTACGAACTAAAAGGCGAAAATAAGCAGATTGATTCAACGATGGTCTGCATAGGTGATAACCAAGTCTATACTGCTATGGCAAAAACAGTAGGTTTACCAGTAGCCATTGCCACACTGAAGATATTAAAAGGGATTATCACGAATCCAGGTGTTCAAATGCCAATCACAGAAGATGTGTATGAACCCATCTTAAAAGAACTCGAGAATTACGGTATTAACTTCTTAGAACAAGAAGTACCCTACTCGGGATATAACTAA
- a CDS encoding ABC transporter ATP-binding protein, which produces MREQTPILSVKDLQIDFLKEKTWNTIIKKSSFDIYPNEILGVVGESGSGKSVTSLALMGLLPREISQIASGNIIFEGKDITHYTDKEFRLLRGAQISMIFQEPMSALNPSITCGEQVAEILREHLSLKGKSLKEEVLRLFDKVKLPNPNQVYSKYPHQISGGQKQRVMIAMAVACKPKVLIADEPTTALDVTVQNEIINLLKDLQKDNKMSILFISHDLNLVSSISDRILVMYKGDIVEQGDAAAVFNHPQDIYTKALVASRPSLTERLRRLSTIGDFLNKNVVKEIVTKEDRQSKLNTIYSKAPLLEIRNVFKDYVINGGLFKKGVFHALQDINFNVYEGETLGLVGESGCGKSTLGNVILQLDRATKGQIFYKGHDITKLSAREFRVFRKDIQIIFQDPYSSLNPRLTVGQAIMEPMKVHKIGSNDADRREKVIEILHRVGLDETVFNRYPHEFSGGQRQRIGIARTIAVQPKLIICDESVSALDISVQAQVLNLLNDLKDNYNFTYIFISHDLSVVKYMSDNVMVMNKGRIEEIGEADELYANPKTPYTQGLISSIPQ; this is translated from the coding sequence ATGAGAGAACAGACACCCATATTATCAGTAAAGGATTTACAGATTGATTTTCTGAAAGAGAAAACATGGAATACGATTATCAAAAAGAGTTCTTTTGATATCTATCCAAATGAAATACTCGGTGTAGTAGGGGAGTCAGGATCTGGTAAATCAGTTACATCACTTGCATTAATGGGGCTATTGCCCAGAGAGATTTCTCAGATAGCGTCAGGTAATATTATTTTCGAAGGAAAGGATATTACACATTATACTGATAAAGAGTTTCGCTTACTTCGTGGAGCTCAAATATCAATGATATTCCAAGAACCGATGAGTGCTCTTAATCCCTCTATCACGTGTGGGGAACAGGTAGCAGAAATACTACGTGAACACCTATCCCTTAAAGGTAAAAGCTTAAAAGAAGAAGTTTTGCGCTTATTCGATAAAGTGAAATTACCTAATCCAAATCAAGTTTATAGTAAATATCCACATCAGATATCTGGTGGTCAGAAGCAGAGAGTTATGATCGCTATGGCTGTGGCGTGTAAGCCTAAGGTATTAATAGCAGATGAACCTACGACTGCATTAGATGTGACGGTACAGAATGAAATTATCAATCTATTAAAGGATTTGCAAAAGGATAATAAGATGAGTATCTTATTTATCTCACATGATTTAAATTTAGTATCTTCTATCAGTGACCGTATACTGGTGATGTATAAAGGTGATATCGTAGAACAAGGGGATGCAGCAGCAGTGTTTAATCATCCTCAAGATATATATACAAAGGCTTTAGTCGCTTCTCGTCCTTCACTTACAGAACGCTTAAGAAGATTATCTACGATAGGAGACTTTCTGAATAAGAATGTGGTAAAAGAAATAGTAACGAAAGAGGATAGGCAAAGTAAGCTAAACACAATATATAGTAAGGCTCCTTTGTTAGAAATAAGAAATGTCTTTAAGGATTATGTGATTAATGGAGGATTATTTAAAAAGGGAGTATTTCACGCTTTGCAAGATATTAACTTTAATGTTTATGAAGGTGAAACATTAGGATTAGTAGGAGAGAGTGGTTGTGGTAAATCTACTTTGGGTAATGTGATTCTGCAGTTAGATAGAGCAACTAAAGGGCAGATCTTTTATAAAGGACATGATATTACGAAGCTTTCAGCTAGAGAATTTAGAGTGTTTAGAAAGGATATACAAATCATATTTCAAGATCCTTATTCTTCATTGAACCCTAGACTTACAGTAGGGCAGGCTATTATGGAACCTATGAAAGTACACAAGATAGGAAGTAATGATGCTGATCGAAGAGAGAAAGTAATAGAAATACTACATCGCGTAGGATTAGACGAAACGGTGTTTAATAGATATCCACACGAATTCTCTGGAGGACAAAGACAGCGTATCGGTATCGCTAGAACGATAGCAGTACAGCCTAAACTTATCATCTGTGATGAGTCTGTCTCTGCCTTAGATATCTCCGTACAAGCACAAGTACTGAATTTACTTAATGACTTAAAGGATAATTATAACTTCACATATATCTTTATTTCACACGATCTGTCTGTGGTGAAGTATATGTCAGATAATGTGATGGTGATGAATAAGGGTAGAATAGAAGAAATAGGAGAGGCAGATGAATTATACGCTAACCCAAAGACACCATATACGCAGGGATTGATCAGTTCGATTCCTCAGTAA
- a CDS encoding osmotically inducible protein OsmC — protein sequence MGNKVLKVLGFSVREQQFAVKTANYSFTVKDGRELVRDVNADSGELLLAKLAGSIHAVGNLIGNTLGLNLKSIQVEVSGEIKADDVDKANFYEFNKVEVVVKPTSEASIVLLKEWIDAVKLACPMFANFNAKTPTIVTLVKEYDQVKVA from the coding sequence AGTTAGAGAGCAACAATTCGCTGTGAAGACAGCTAACTACTCTTTCACAGTGAAAGATGGTAGAGAATTAGTGAGAGATGTCAATGCTGATTCTGGGGAATTATTATTAGCTAAGTTGGCTGGTAGTATCCATGCTGTGGGTAATCTTATCGGTAATACATTAGGGTTAAACCTTAAGTCAATCCAAGTAGAAGTATCTGGAGAGATTAAGGCGGATGATGTAGATAAAGCAAACTTCTATGAGTTTAACAAAGTAGAGGTAGTGGTAAAGCCTACGTCTGAGGCATCAATAGTGTTGCTAAAGGAATGGATCGATGCTGTGAAATTAGCATGCCCAATGTTCGCCAATTTTAACGCAAAAACTCCTACTATCGTTACGTTAGTAAAGGAATATGATCAAGTAAAAGTAGCTTAA